A window of the Synechococcus sp. LTW-R genome harbors these coding sequences:
- the cobU gene encoding bifunctional adenosylcobinamide kinase/adenosylcobinamide-phosphate guanylyltransferase, which yields MAAEASPAAGLILVTGPSRSGKSRWAEYLAEQHPGPVLYLATGQPPSEDNSWAQRVADHRARRPEEWQTLEVGASLTEALAGLNQSMEPGRSRLLLVDALGTWLAQHLEDGPEQWQTRSAALLDQLARQREPVVLVMEEVGWGVVPPTAIGGLFRDRMGTLQQRLNAISRESWLVVNGRALNLHQLGVPVPG from the coding sequence GTGGCGGCTGAAGCCAGCCCTGCTGCCGGCCTGATCCTGGTCACAGGGCCCAGCCGCAGCGGCAAAAGCCGTTGGGCGGAATATCTGGCGGAGCAACACCCAGGGCCTGTCCTCTACCTCGCGACGGGCCAACCCCCCAGCGAGGACAACAGCTGGGCCCAACGGGTGGCGGACCATCGGGCGCGTCGACCGGAGGAATGGCAGACCCTGGAAGTGGGCGCGTCATTGACCGAGGCCCTGGCCGGTCTGAACCAGTCCATGGAGCCTGGGCGGTCCCGCCTCCTGCTGGTCGATGCCCTCGGAACCTGGCTCGCTCAGCACCTCGAGGACGGTCCAGAGCAGTGGCAGACCCGTTCGGCAGCGCTGCTCGATCAACTGGCCCGCCAAAGGGAACCCGTCGTGTTGGTGATGGAGGAAGTGGGCTGGGGGGTGGTGCCGCCAACGGCCATTGGCGGGCTCTTCCGCGACAGGATGGGTACGCTGCAACAACGGTTGAACGCCATCAGCCGTGAGTCCTGGCTGGTGGTGAACGGTCGAGCGCTCAACCTCCATCAGCTAGGAGTTCCTGTCCCTGGTTGA